The following DNA comes from Papaver somniferum cultivar HN1 chromosome 4, ASM357369v1, whole genome shotgun sequence.
TATGGAAGCATGTATCCGTGGTGCTGGCAAGCACATGCTTGAAAGACTCGAAAGAGAGCGTGCCATGGAATTTCTGCAGGGATTACATGACAGGTTTTCCAACCATCGTAGTCAGATACTCACTATGGATCCATTCCCCAGTGCACTTTGTATCTTCAATCTTGTTCAGCAGGAGGAGGAACAACAGCATATAACCCATACTCCTCTGCCAACTGTTGATGCTGCTGCTCTTGCTTCGACTCGAAATTTCCAGTCCAACTCTCGTCCGCCATCCAATTAGAACAAGCGTCAGCGTCCCTTTTGCGACTATTGTAACAGACTAGGCCATGTTCGAGACAAGTGCTACAGGCTCCATGGTTTTCCCCCTGCCAACAGTTCTCAACAGCAGCCTTTGGCTAATGCAAATCTGCACATGACTGCTGCTGCTACAGCTCTGTCCACTGACCCATATGCTGCACCACACGCTCTTCCCTCCCTGTCTGCCAATCAATATGCTCTCCTTTTGGCCTTGATCAACCCTGCACCAGACTCTGCACAACCTGATGCTCGTGCCAATTTTGCGGGTAACATTCTCTCCACCTCAATTGTTGATCCATGGTTTGTGGACAGTGGTACAACGCACCACATCTGCAACTCACTGCATTACTTTACATCTTAGATGCCTGTTCAATCATCAATTCTCATGCAACTCCCGGATGGCTCATTCTCCGTGGTTAAGCATATTGGCGAGGTTGTTTTTTCGCCTACACTAAAACTGTCGAATGTACATCACATTCCTAATTTCAAGTTCAATCTCATCTCTATGAGTCAATTAACTCGCCAAACTAATTGCATTGCTTATTTCTTCGAACATGTTTGTTTCTTTCAGGATCGTGTCACGAAAGCAGTGATTGGTCGGGCTGATTTTATCTCTGGCTTGTATCATCTCCAAGCCCATCTGCACCAGTCATTCAACAGAGTCTTATGTAATAAAACAACTTCCGATGTTTGGCACTGCAGACTAGGTCATCCTAGTTTTGATCGTTTTAAATTTCTTTGTCGTACTTTTGATTACATTAAATCTAGTTCTACTCACTTTTGTGATGTCTGTCCATTGGCTAAACAAAGCCGTTTGTCTTTTAATAAAAATTCAGTGTCTTCAAAACGCTGTTTTGAACTTATTCGTTGTGATATCTGGGGTCCATTTATGACACCTTCACTCACTGGTGCAAagtattttttaacaatagtCGATGATTATTCCCGTTGTACGTGGGTTTATCTCATGCACATCAAGAgtgaaacttttaaatttctcaaatatttttttagttttgttatcaCCCAATATTCTCACAAAATAGATACAATATCAACTGGTAATTCCATTCCATTTCTTTCCATATTGCAAAGAGTACAATCTGATAATGGTTCTGAGTTTTTATCTCAAGACATGCAATCCTGGTTCAAAGCCCATGGCATCCATCACCAACGAAGTTGTGTTTCCACCCCTCAACGAAATGGTGTTGTGGAACACAAACATCGTCATCTTCTCAGCGTAGCTCGTGCTCTTCGTTTTCAATCTCATTTACCACTCACTTATTGGGGAGAATGTTTACTCACGGCATGTTATCTTATTAATAAAATTCCAACTCCTATTTTGAAACATAAAACTCCACATGAAGTTCTTCTTGGTACTGTCCCTAATTATCGTCATCTACATGTTTTTGGTTGTCTATGTTATGCTAGaaacacaaagattcattctaaatTTGACTCGCGGGCTAAGCCGGGTGTTTTTTTGGGATATCCTCATAACCACAAGGGTTACATCATTTTGGATATTTCCACCAAAACAACTTTTGTATCTAGAGATGTTGTCTTTCATGAGCATTTGTTTCCCTTCAAAGATGCTAAATTCACTTCTGAGTCTCTGACACCGTGCTTCCACTCTCTACAGATACTGATTTTTTCTATGAAGACTCCATGTCTGTTTCTCCTTCAAATTCTGTCATTGATATTCAATCACCTAATTTATCTTCTTTGCCAGTTGCTGACTCGACTTCTCCCACGCACATTCTGGATGATCATACTTCTCATACAACTGACCCTACTCTTGAGTCTACTTCTCCGGACATCTCTTCTACTGAAGTGACTTCTACCATCGATACTACTTTATGCAGGTCAACTAGAACACATACTCGTCCATCTCACCTGAAAGATTATGTTTGCTCTGTTTCTAAAGGTATGTCTAATTCTCTGTATCCTCTAACAAATTACATTTCTTTTGATAAATTTACTCCGCAACATCGTGCCTTTCTATCTTCGGTTATTTCTAATGATGAACCACGCTCTTTTACGGAAGCCATTAAACATCCAGAATGGCGTGATGCCATCGtccaagagcatactgctttacTTAATAATGATACCTTTACTATGACCACTCTTCCACCTGGAAAATCTGctattggatgtaaatgggtattcAAGATTAAATATAAGCCGAATGGTGATATTGATCGTCGTAAGGCGCGTCTCGTTGCCAAAGGATACACACAGCAGGAAGGTATCGACTATCAAGACACTTTTGCTCCTGTTGCTAAATTAGTTACTGTCCGTGTTTTATTATCTGTTGCTGCCATTTTCAATTGGCCTCTCCATCAACTCGATGTCAATAATGCCTTTTTACAAGGGGATCTTCGTGAGGAAATATATATGAAACTCCCCCTGGTTTTCAAACAAAGGGTGATACTCGTGTTTATAAACTAAATAAATCTCTATATGGTCTTAAGCAAGCGTCTCGTCAATGGTTTGCTAAATTTTCTAATGCTTTACTGGAGGAAGGATTTATCCAGTCTCGTGCTGATTAttcactttttctttttcattccgACGCCATCTCTATTTATCTTTTGGTTTATGTCGACGATATCATTATTACAGGAAATAATCATTTGGCTATCCAGCAGCTCATACATAAACTCGAAGCCAAATTTTCACTCAAAAATCTAGGGCGTTTGCAATATTTTTTGGGCATTGAAGTTTCTCGTTCTCCAAATCTCATTTTTCTTGGACAACGTAAATATATTCTAGACATTATTCAGGATTCTGGTCTTTTAGGTGCTAAACCTGCGGCCTCTCCTATGGAGCAACACCTAAAATTATTACCAAACTCAGGTGATCCTCTCTCTGATCCAAGCATTTATCGTCGCTTAATTGATCGTCTTCTATATCTTCAGGTAACTTGTCCTGATATTACTTATTCTGTGAATTATTTAAGTTAATCCTTGCAACATCCTTGTTCTGGTCACCTGGATACTGCTTACCGCGTTGTTCGTTACCTAAAGGGTACGGTTGCTCACGACATTTTTCTTTCTGCCACTAGCTCACTTTCTCTTGCTGGTTACACTGATTCGGATTGGGCAGGTTGTCCAATTACTCGTCGCTCTACGACAGGTTATTTCATCATGTTGGGTACTAGTCCTCTTTCTTGGAAATCCAAGAAACAACCCACTATTTCCCTTTCTTCTGCTGAGGCAGAATATAGAGCTCTAGCCAGGGTAACTTCTGAGTTACAATGGTTACATTATTTATTCACTGATCTTCGTGTCAATATTCCGAAGCCAATTCCAGTCTATTGTGACAATCAGGCTGCTATTCACATCTCTGAAAATCCGGTATTTCATGAACGGACTAAACATATTGAAATCGATTGTTATTTTGTTCGCGAAAAAATCATCTCTGGACTTATCAAACCAACTCACATTCCTTCTGCAGCCCAATTAGCCGATCTCTTTACTAAACCGCTTGGTGTGGATCATTTTAGACATCTTGTCAGCAAGTTGGGCGTTCGGCCTCACGATCCtcccgctccaacttgaggggggtattggACGTGTACACATTGTGTGCCACGGCAGTGGCATCACAACCACCAGAACAAGTCTTCAACTCACAGTCCGAGTCTTATGTTGTTGTTAAAACTTCCCTGTATTCCAGTCAGAGTTTGTTTAGATTAGGAAACATATCTTTTAGATATTCTGTATACATAAATCTCTATATATATCACATGTAAAGAACATAAAAGATATCAATTTCACAATATATTCTTCACAGAGATTTTTGAAACTCTAAGAATTAAGTTAGGTTCCCGGCGCGTTAATCGTTATTGCTACACAATTCTTGTACATTAAGTTTTCCGGTATCTAACCTTGCTACGTACCTAAACAATAAGTGTTCTTAGGACTCTGCTTAGGTTTTTTATAAACACTTGAAGAAAAAACTTcaccattgttattgttgctagctCAACGTGTTAGTTACAATGGCAGTGCAAGCTAGTATGGGGATCAGTAGGATTTTGTTTATGCTTGGAACAGGtgaattctttttctttctttttttcccgtTTTCCTTCTGTTGTTGTGATTCTCAGAGTAACTTTTTGTTGTTTCTATTCAGGGTGTACTGGTACAATCTTGGTGCAGAAAGGACAATTATCTCAAATACTGGGATCACTTCAGGTCTCATATGATTCTATGTATTCATAATTCATCTATTGTATTTGCTTATATCAAACTTTTTGGTTTAACTAGCTTGTTTATACAGTCATACGTGAAGAGACTGGACGGGGGTTCAGATGATACGGATCTTGTATCACAGGTTAGAGTTGCACCACAAACTTACGGCCACAtgaattctttttttattttgcatGAGGTAGTATGTTTGACGTTATGAGATTGCACCAAGAAAAACTGACGACCTGTTGTTGTTTGCTGATTTTGTGTAGCTGAGTCAAATAACAGCTGTGGTGCGACAAATACAATTGCAACGACCAGGAGTAACTATGATAAATGGTTCTAATGGTAATTCTTTTGCTTGTCAAACTTATGAATTGTTAGAAGAAATTGTTTATTTGTAAAACAagtcttatatttctttattttatggACATATAAAGATATGACTTGAATACCTTCGGGTGTTCTGATATGCTTTTCTAGGAAGTTCAACTACACTTGTGCTGCCAATTGCATCTGCTGGAGCATTGATCTACGGATATATGTGGTGGAAGGTATAGATTTTCAGATTTTTGATCTCATATTTTTTTTGCTATCGTAGAAATATTTCCATGACTTATATATATTTCATTGGAATAATAATTAAGACTCATGTTTTGCAATCTTGATGATGGCTACACATTCATTTCCTTTTCTTCTACTTCCCTAACTCTTGATCTGTTCTCTTTGTGTTTATGCAAACAAGTTATAGGTCTAGCTACAGCGTTGCAAGGATGTGGTTAGTTTGTACAATCAAGGGTCTAATGCCGTTTGTTTCCTGTTAAATTTGCTAGGGTATTTCATTTTCAGATCTCtcatatgttaccaaggaaaacaTGGCAGCTGCTGTTTCAAATTTACAAGAGAGACTGGATCAACTAACATCTGGTCTAAATGTGAGTCTAATCTGACTTGTATTCCACATTTTTTGTTCCACGTACTTCATGCAAGAATTTTAGTTACCACATTCAGGTTCAGATAGGCGTAGGGCTTCACAGTTCTTAATTTCTTTCTGTTTACAAAAGTATTTGAACTGTACATAATTGACAAAAATGTTGATATTATTTTCCTACACTGTTGAATTTTTTTTCACAATATATACTCtcaatttcttttgtttttgtcagGCGACAAAGAAAAAACTTATGAACAAATTAACAGGTATGGAAGCGAAAATGGATGACCAGAACAATGAGACACAATATCTTAAAAAACAAGTAAGTCCAAATAATTGAGATTTCATTAGTCCATTGATTGTTTCTATTATGATTGTCCATGGACTAGAGTTGTGAGCTAAATACTTAACAGCTTCAACGCATCCAACTAAtaacttttctttcaaaatttgaaCCTTGTTATTTAGATTATTGAAATGCGTGAGGATTTCATTCCGATTGGTGACAAATTGAATCATATAGAAGCAGTTCTTTGTCACATGGTGAGTCTTAATGATATTCATCGACTTTATTTCGAAGTATATGTAGCCTCTTTAGTTCAATATGACGGGTATTAgctgttttattttgatatgtaacTTGTGGTAATTTCTTTTTTCAGGGAAACAAACTTGCCATCATGGATACCAAGATGGTTAGTGTTGGATTCAATTCCCGTCCACTGTGCTTGTATTTTCTACAatgtgtttttctttctttttataatACCTCCAGTCCAACAAAAGAAGCTGTGTTAACAGGATAAACAATCTGCTGGAATCGCGTTCCTTTGCAATACTGCACAACAACAATTAGAGCCGGCTAAGCCGCTACAGCAACATGGGCAACAATTAGAGACGGCTAAGCCGCTACAGGTTCGTTTGTGAATATTCTTTATAATCACCATTTGAGTTTTATTTCAGTGGTTGATTTGATCTTGGACGTAAACTGATATGTTATTATACAAGTTATATGAAATTGATATTTATTTGTGGAGTTACACATTCTTACAGGCTATTGAATACAAACCACAGCGCAAGTTCATTGTCAAGTCCACCACTAATGGTCTCTTGACAATAATGGATTCGCCTAAAGAGCCAATAATGGATTCGCCTAAAGAGCCTGATGAGCAGGTCCGAATTTATCtgtatttagtttgtttttcttttttatgttgaGAATGTTATTGACATTGAAGTAATTTTTGAaccctttttttttgaaaattatgaTGGGTGCAGGACAGCAAGGTGAAACCCTCAATCTCATCAGCATTTTCAAGAAAGGCTACATACATGGGGATTTCTCTAGTTATATAGCTTTTTAGTCTACattttgaagaagatgatgagtaCATATTATTAACATATCTGTGGAGGCTTTATTCATCGCAAAATAAGAAGTAGGCCGTCAATGTACAGATCATATAATCTTTTCAGGTGCTATCTCAGCACCTATTCATATAAATTTTATGTTTTCCTAGACAAAAAGAAAAGCATATGGAAGAAGTTTCGGTTTGCGACTTAGTTATGCATTTCTGATTCGGTATCACTGTAACATACATCATTATAAAGAATTTAACAAGGTCCATTTGGTTAAAAACCATACATGGATCGATAGATtaatgtgtttctttctttaagtATCCGGTTGACACTGTAATTAATGAATCTCTATTAGAAGATACCAGCCTTCGGATTCACGAGGgtggttttcttttcttcttgttgCTCTTTTTTCCTTCTATTGACCACGAATTTCATAAGTTGGGTTTAATCCTGCTAAGCTTCTCTGCACTAATTTTAAACCTGGTTATCCTAATCTTACCTCAAATACGGTTTTGCGGCATGACCAAATTTAGCACTTCTGTCCAGCAAAAAGGAAATGCTCTTGATTGGAGACCAATTTTTTTACGATTGTATTTCTTAGGTTCCTGCAGTTGGGGGAGATATTTCTGCATGAAAGTTTCCAGCTGAAGAATTTATGCTCCGGTTTAATACATACTGAAATTTATGCACATAGTTGACAGTACTGCTTTTATGACAAAAATAAGATTGATGAACAGAGGAGAAATAGACTGGCCCTTGGTCCGTGTGGCTAGATCAACGAGGTACAACGGTTTCGAGCACAACAATTCAGTACATATGTATGTATACCCAAATGTATTACTCCATAGAGGTTCACAGCACAAAGATATGATTTAACAGCATTAGGAATATTCACTGAATCAAATTTGCCCTACAATTCTGTTTGATAAAAGTTGATTCTATGATTTCCAGAGATGTACAGAGTCTGCATTTATTACACCCATCTGTTGCTCTTTGCTTATAAAACTGAGCACTGCAATCTCTGATAAATTAGAGAAACTAAAGATGTGTCAACCGTAAATTTGAAGTAGGGTGATAGAAACTGAAGAAGTGGGAACACTTTATTACTGCCCCTAGCTGCTCACACATTACCCAGTACTCAGGTATGAGGTTAGAATAAATtaaaatagaaacagaaataAATTAAAAAGGCTGCTAGAAGAAATAGCAGAATTTACATGCGGGTCAAAAGTGTCAGAAATAGTTATCTGGCTGCTCAGTCTTCATGAGTGTAGTCGGCAAATCAGAACACCAGCAGGAGGGGGTGAGCAATTGCCGTTTTGAAGGTTGACACTCCCCACATTCAAGAGAATCACTCACCAGGGCACCACCATTATCGGAATTGAGCCTTCCAAACGCTATCTTGCTGAACGGAAACAAAAAAGATGAGAAACATGACATAGTTGGTGGCAGACTTGGCAATTAAATCTTTACATAGTTGTACCTTCCAAAAGATAACATCGATCCCTGTCTTTGCAGATGTTCACCCCCACCTCCTGAGTTTGGTCTGTTTGGGCTGCAATTGAGTACCCAAATGCCAAAGGTATCAGAAGAGGACTAAGAAGGTACATTAACTTAATACATCAATAGAATCATGTCAAACAAATTTTTACCTAGCAAAAGCTGACCGCAGAAACGGATATGGTGGCAACTTCAATTTAGGACCATTAACCAATAAACGACCGTTCACTGGCGAATCAAAGGAGTTACGCTCAATTGGTATCATCTCTCCGTTCTGACCTGCAAGATGATTGCAAACAGAATCTTACATATTTGGATGGAATAGACAATATCCAAGATGACCTGGCACTACCCTCAAAATACAGGTAAATCTTAGGTAAGGTCAAACATCTACAAAGCACGGAGTAGCGGGCTGACAAATATAATACTCATCGTCATGTATATAATCTTGAAACAAAGGACCTTCAATAAATAAGTTAGCAATTACCTTTTGCAGTTTTAAGCTTGTTTATGGAAGGGTAGTGGTGGAAAGCCTCCATAGGAAATACTATTATGCATGGCAATTGCGTCCAGGGATGGCATGGTTTCCACTAATAATCCTAGGCGATAAAATTCTGCAGAAGGGGAAGGCCTCGCAAAGGTTAATGAGTTGTACAACGAGGAGCCTTTTTCCCATACCTGCTCCCCAACAACGGCTCCTCCAAAGAATATAGATGTCGCCTCAACTCTCTCTCTGAAGAGATTCTTCATGCCTAATGAATCTTTCTATCGCATACCAGTTTGCTCCAATACCGCAGGGAACAACATCATAACTATTTTATGGGTGGCCGAAACGATTTAAGCAGAACAAGTAAGAATGCATCGTTAAATCCTCTCATTGGTTAATAAAGAGGTCGAGTTACTACCAATGCAGTCTTTGAAATTCTGCGCTGCAAATTGTTTCCAGAACCCTGTGGTACAATTTCAGATCTTCCATTTTCGCTGTTCGGCCTGTATGCTGTCCATCAGAATTGCACTATGCGGGCTCCTCGTGGTACATCGCTCTCCTAGGGCAGCGCCTCCAACATTACGTGTGCTCCATGTATCACGTCATCAGTTACATTGTTGTCAAAAGATGAAAGAAAACGCTCCATCTATGCcgaaggtttttaagaaagtggGGAAATGACTGTACGGAGCCACTTCGCAGTAATCATAGCAGTACTTACTGGCGTAGGTACCATCTCTGTATTAGCACCACCAGGATGACCATTTACAGAAGACGGGGCAAGAGAACAACGGGGTATGCGTGGACTTGTGACTGTCTTCGTTGGAGAGGCCATTGAATCACACTTCCGCTGCAAAGAAGAAAAGCCCTCTAGTGATTAAAAACTATCCTTCCTAAGAGGCAAAATTAATAAGAAATTTGGCCGCAGCACCTTCACGTTAGAACATACCTTGACACCAGTGATATTTGTGGCGCCTCCAGACAAGCTTCTTGTACCATGTAGGCTATCCACAACATTCACAGATACCCTTTCATTCAGCAGTATCATTTGAAAAGTCTTTTGCACTCCCTTCTCAACAATAAGATCTTTCGTATCCAGGTTACCGCCTCCAATTTTTAGTGAAGATTTTTTAAGGAGAGCGTTACTTCATGCAGATCACTCACATATCCCAAATATTTGAACACTTTGCGGCTGTGCGTCATGAATTATTGGATATAAGTCCTTCTGAGAGTCACCGCCCAATTACATTCCCAGCATAACCATGGGTGCTACCCAAAAGAAACGAATGTGACGTCTAGGTTCAAGAAATGATGTAGAACGAAATGCTCTACGAATTAGCTTTATCATCTGGCAAACCATCACAGATAACAGAAATAGTCCAGAAGAAAACCATGTGTCCAGTACATCCTACAGGATATTGAGTCATCTGAAATTTCTTCCCACCAAAGATTCTACGGGCCTCAGAAGATAGAGCTTCCTCCTTGCTTCTCCCCATCACCTACTGCTTCGTGTATTCTATTCAATTTGGAATCCTCTAACACAACATATCATGCTGGAAAGCCGTAGCCCCACCATGCTTGCCGTGAAAATTCACCACTCTCAGAACTTTCTCCAACCATCTTTTCCACTCAGCAGTATTCTACTGAAGAATGATCTCAAACTTTTTACAGTTTTCAGTCACAACAGCATCAAGAGCTTACTTTCTCGTACCATCACAGTCATCAAAAGTCAAAACCATTGTGGTTCCACCATTGTTTCCCCAACATTGTTAGGCCTTGAACAAACACCAAGACGCACCTTGCTATTCTGAGAATCTCTACAAAGACCCTTCTGCTTTAGCGACTGAATTACAAATACACGAGCTTCAAACCATTGCGTGCCCATCATTTCTGTTAAACAATCCTTCAAATAAACAAGTAAACACTCAGCCATTGCAGGTTAACTAAACCAGAGTTGTTATATAATAGTTTCTTCTCCAAGATGTTCATTAGGCATTGAAGAAGGATTCTATTCAAATTTTTAAGCAAAccacaacaaaaaaagaagaagaaggatttcAGTCATTAGGCATTACAAATTCAATAGGTTGGGCACTTGGAAAATACCGCAACGGCCATGTTTTCCTACTTGTTATGATCGATAAGCTataagaaaatcacaaaccctaaatcCCACAGAATTATCTTAAACATTCATCTAACTACACGATAGACAGTCAGTGAAGTCAAAAAGATGAAGTGAAAAATCTCCAAGATAGAACCATACCTTACAAAATTGGAGCTCACACTTCCATTTTGATTAGTAAACTAAAAGAGAGAagagtagttcttcttcaccaccatGAATAAATTGACTGGGACTTTCTCAATGTCATGAGAAACAGCATAAATGAATCATAAATCATCCATTATTAAACCCCCCATTTTGATTTTAGATGAAACCTAGAAACTCCAGAGAGGGGGAAATAATCAGGACGGATCTGGTAATATATAATCCTTCTTGACTCTTGAGTGCACTGAATTTCCGTCAACAGGAAGAGGACGCTGAACTATATCGATTTCAAAAGAGGAGAATGCTGCTGGTAAAATAGGCCAATACTCCAAAGACCAAAATTCTAGATTTTCAACTATTTCAACATTGCTAAAAAGAGGTATCAACTTGTTTGGTAGTGTACAAATCTGGTGGTCAAGAATATCATGGCAGTTAATgggtacccaaaaaaaaaaaaaaaaaaaatgttttgtcTTACATGGAATTGGGTATCTTCAATAAGAATCCAGTACCCCAATTAGCAGCGTTCAAGAATATTTTGCCTTATAGATTTTGGTTTGTCGTCAAACAAATTGGCACCCCTGTTAGATTTTGCCTTATAGGCTATTCatttatggtgggtttggatgtagaaattacgttttcaatttttatttcagTTTTAGTACTATACCTGAATGGAATCTTTATctgatcaaaagaagaagaaaaagttctTGTGTCCGAAAGAAAATTCTAAGTTAAAGTTCGATTTTCCATgacagagaaaaaaaaacaaacaagtgaAGTAACAGATGGAAAGAGAGATGTAATAATTTGGGTTCTGATTACAATTTTTAGATGCAAAATATGTTAGACTCGTCAGAGATTTTAGGTAAATGTTGATAACAGAAAATACATTCAGCCTGACCCACAGTCTATGGGCTAGCTATGACCAAGTCCAATCATAATTTCCATGGATTAGGCTCGATCAGAGGTGCTTGACTAAAGAGTCAAGTTAGGAAAATGATCTAGCCAAGAGAGTTTGACTGAAAGGTCAAACTAACTTAAGAAACAAGGAATGACATTCTGGTAAATAAATAACGAGAAGGAATATGAGATGGTCATAAATTGAGAGTGAGATACACTCGGGAGGGGATGCATATACTGTTGCTACCATGGTCAGGTCAGGAATAACCTTAAAAAATATACCGTAACGACTATTGGTTTCTTTTTGGTCGACATATTATACCACTGGTAAGGTTTTGTAGGTTGTGTAAACTTGGCATGTTCCTTATTTTCGAATGAATAAATTTCTTAGTTCTTCTAAGGTTCTTTGTAATTTTTGGAATTTGGAAATGGTCATCTAAAGATGAAGTTATACAACAAGTAATTgagaaatggaagaaaaaaatatgttCATCCTAGTATTAAATAGCCTATCACAACTTATGCGGTCTGAAATTGCATGGATGGTTTGTAAGTCACAAGAAAAAAGGTTATGTGTATCCCAATAAGACAAATATGGAATACAAGATTAAGTCAAAGAAGTGTGGTTTCTCATTCAAGATTCTATTCAATGTGAACCAAGAGACCAAGAAGTTGAGAATGTGTTCGTAGAGTTGTTAATGGTTGCCATAACCATCATTATTCACAAAGTCTTGTTGGATATATACCCCCTAGTTGCCAAGTCGAAACTACATGAGTTTGCGCAAGTATAATCAAGTTGGGAAATTAAACCAAGTAATTTACTAAGTAAGTTCAAGGCGGGTGACAAGGATAACTATTAttcattgtctacaatttatATGTACATAGC
Coding sequences within:
- the LOC113272343 gene encoding uncharacterized protein LOC113272343, producing MAVQASMGISRILFMLGTGCTGTILVQKGQLSQILGSLQSYVKRLDGGSDDTDLVSQLSQITAVVRQIQLQRPGVTMINGSNGSSTTLVLPIASAGALIYGYMWWKGISFSDLSYVTKENMAAAVSNLQERLDQLTSGLNATKKKLMNKLTGMEAKMDDQNNETQYLKKQIIEMREDFIPIGDKLNHIEAVLCHMGNKLAIMDTKMVSVGFNSRPLCLYFLQCVFLSFYNTSSPTKEAVLTG
- the LOC113275155 gene encoding retinoblastoma-related protein-like, whose protein sequence is MEAFHHYPSINKLKTAKGQNGEMIPIERNSFDSPVNGRLLVNGPKLKLPPYPFLRSAFASPNRPNSGGGGEHLQRQGSMLSFGSKIAFGRLNSDNGGALVSDSLECGECQPSKRQLLTPSCWCSDLPTTLMKTEQPDNYF